Proteins encoded in a region of the Catalinimonas alkaloidigena genome:
- a CDS encoding DEAD/DEAH box helicase: MQETLLFSELPLSPEVLQAVTDMGFEQPTPIQAQSIPVLLEGRDFTGQAQTGTGKTASFGIPAIERVDTNDRSVQVIILCPTRELAQQVTEEMRKLSKHKAGLNLTTLYGGASYDPQIRDLKRGVQIVVGTPGRVIDHLNRGTLKLDNVRYLVLDEADEMLNMGFRDDMEEIIQHTSEARQTVFFSATMPPEILDLTRRYQHDPVMVRITRKELTTDTIEQKFFEVRGGAKLEAFSRLTHYYNIQLSLVFCNTKAQVDELVTQLQAKGFDAEALHGDLKQAQRNHVMGRFRKGIVNILVATDVAARGIDVDDIEAVFNYDVPLDEEAYVHRIGRTGRAGKTGLAITFVTGRDFGRLKGIMRYTKANIERGELPSIEELVAVKKQRFAETLKQTIDANPPTDEFDDLIDDLAEAGYPARDVIAALINMNMGNIADSFENVRFEDAPRERGASSRQQRNERTSGRRNRPARAQSDDAHMTRLFFNVGRRANVRPQDIVGAIAGETHLRGNQIGAIDIYDSFTFVDVPNDHASSVIETMSRSQIRGMRINVEVAR; this comes from the coding sequence ATGCAAGAAACTTTGTTGTTCTCGGAGCTGCCGCTCTCTCCGGAGGTGTTGCAGGCAGTGACCGACATGGGCTTTGAACAGCCTACGCCTATCCAGGCCCAATCCATTCCTGTGTTGCTCGAAGGTCGCGATTTCACCGGCCAGGCCCAGACGGGTACCGGTAAAACCGCTTCGTTTGGCATTCCGGCCATCGAACGCGTTGATACCAACGACCGCTCGGTGCAGGTTATCATCCTGTGCCCGACCCGCGAACTGGCCCAGCAGGTGACAGAAGAAATGCGCAAGCTTTCCAAACACAAGGCCGGACTGAACCTTACGACGCTTTACGGAGGTGCTTCGTACGATCCGCAGATTCGGGATCTGAAACGTGGTGTACAAATTGTCGTCGGTACGCCCGGTCGGGTGATCGACCACCTGAACCGCGGCACGCTGAAGCTTGACAACGTGCGTTACCTCGTGCTGGATGAAGCCGACGAGATGCTTAACATGGGCTTCCGTGACGACATGGAAGAGATCATCCAGCATACGTCCGAAGCACGGCAGACGGTCTTCTTCTCGGCAACAATGCCTCCCGAAATTCTGGACCTGACCCGCCGTTACCAGCACGACCCCGTGATGGTCCGCATCACACGCAAAGAACTGACGACCGACACGATCGAGCAGAAGTTTTTTGAAGTGCGCGGTGGTGCCAAACTGGAAGCGTTTTCGCGCTTGACGCATTATTATAACATTCAGCTTTCGCTCGTATTCTGTAATACCAAGGCGCAGGTAGACGAACTGGTAACGCAATTGCAGGCGAAAGGCTTTGACGCCGAGGCACTGCACGGCGACCTGAAACAGGCGCAACGCAACCACGTGATGGGGCGCTTCCGCAAAGGGATCGTCAACATCCTGGTGGCTACCGACGTAGCGGCCCGCGGCATTGATGTAGACGATATTGAGGCGGTGTTCAACTACGATGTGCCGCTCGACGAAGAGGCGTACGTCCACCGCATCGGACGGACCGGGCGCGCGGGTAAAACCGGGCTGGCCATTACGTTTGTGACCGGACGCGACTTTGGCCGTTTGAAGGGCATTATGCGTTACACCAAAGCCAACATTGAGCGGGGCGAATTGCCTTCGATCGAGGAACTGGTGGCGGTTAAAAAGCAACGTTTTGCCGAAACGCTGAAACAGACGATCGACGCCAACCCGCCTACCGATGAGTTCGACGACCTGATCGACGACCTGGCAGAGGCCGGCTACCCCGCGCGCGATGTAATTGCGGCCCTGATCAACATGAACATGGGCAACATTGCGGATAGCTTCGAGAACGTTCGCTTCGAAGATGCGCCGCGCGAACGCGGTGCTTCTTCGCGCCAGCAACGCAACGAGCGCACAAGTGGCCGTCGGAATCGTCCGGCGCGGGCTCAATCTGACGACGCGCACATGACACGCCTGTTCTTCAACGTAGGGCGCCGCGCAAACGTACGTCCGCAGGACATCGTGGGCGCAATCGCCGGTGAGACGCATCTGCGTGGGAATCAGATCGGTGCCATCGACATTTACGATTCGTTTACCTTCGTAGACGTGCCGAACGACCACGCCTCGTCGGTGATCGAGACCATGTCGCGCAGCCAGATTCGGGGTATGCGGATAAATGTTGAAGTGGCCCGATAA
- a CDS encoding response regulator: MEKPLKSILIVDDDEVSNMITTLTLNAHHVTQEVHTVLNGVAAIDYLKTQRGNFPQLILLDINMPLMNGMEFLEYWQQNNLTGSAKISMYTTSIRHEDKEQAFQYEDVIAYIEKPLSKDKIDNILRVLQLKETYRS; this comes from the coding sequence ATGGAGAAGCCATTAAAATCGATCCTGATTGTCGACGACGATGAAGTGAGTAACATGATTACTACCTTAACCCTGAATGCTCATCACGTCACTCAAGAGGTGCACACGGTGCTGAATGGCGTTGCTGCCATTGACTACCTGAAAACCCAGCGCGGCAATTTTCCACAACTGATTTTGTTGGACATCAACATGCCCCTGATGAACGGGATGGAATTTTTAGAATACTGGCAGCAAAATAACCTGACGGGTTCCGCAAAAATCAGCATGTATACTACCTCGATCCGTCATGAAGATAAAGAACAGGCCTTTCAGTACGAGGACGTAATCGCGTACATCGAAAAGCCGCTGTCCAAAGATAAAATCGATAACATCCTGCGGGTGTTGCAGTTGAAAGAAACGTATCGCAGCTAA
- a CDS encoding chemotaxis protein CheB gives MTTNRMTQQANHKNTIQDTPLPAEVDNAPRQDELYTVAIGASAGGLEAINAFFEKVPADSGLCFVLIQHLSPDYKSMMPELLSKHTVLPIHKISDGDQLQANVIYAIPADHNITIKDGVFQLERRNDTKSLNLPINLFMKSLAEDQGGRAIGVVLSGTGSDATLGFEALKQHGGMVIAQDPVSAAFDGMPRSAIATGLVDFILHPSRMADTIINYIRKSAVELPDLAPHSEEDEIHTILSLILQRTGMDFHQYKKTTIVRRVERRMNLQNIRSRESYIQYLRNDPYEIDLLSADMLINVTSFFRDANAYEVLNEKVIEPLVRDHEGARELRFWIAGCSTGQEAYSVTMLLLEAIRKYGKKVPLKIFATDVDQRALDVASKGEYPESIESEIPAALLVRYFQKQEHHFQVNKELRERIIFAKHDLTKDPPFNSIHLISCRNMLIYIEPDAQEKILSFIHFALVEKGFLFLGPSENLGNYNRVFDEVSGKHKLYQNTSSAQTINLPKLRPFEHRRIHPAVAKPSHALTSFAEPRILDNFKDMLLEDMVSPTAIIDEQNNVVHLAGEAERFIKLPKKQLSLNILKMVDEQLYVAVSNVISKTRINKGKITSPLLEYEVEAGQKTLVSVVGKSYTEPLSRTRYSILSFIEAPLMERSDEVVNNTQFNLEQTAHILRLEEDLKETKEFLQAANEELETSNEELQATNEELMAANEELQSSNEELQSVNEELYTVNNEYQEKLLEMTDLNDDLNNFIQSTHIPTLFLDLNYNIRRFTDEIRPLIKVTPSDEGRYVGDFTHLFQQLNLIQVAEQVIDNFHSVEQEVTTTQGDVYQMRAMPYKTSKKEVRGVVFTFIELTRQKKTERDLLHKAQELERSNHDLEQFAYVASHDLKAPISNLMGLINLIKAQDGIQENSADLFKKLESSVMRMNTTIRTLNEVITLKKNLDLPPEKLVVQKVLNDVIDLIQDQVTQSQAQIETDFSACETLYFPEVHLRSILQNTITNAIKYRQPNRTLHILIRTAIEGDTVCLSVVDNGRGIDLQSYGNKLFGLFQRFHLDTPGKGIGLHIIKSIVEKYGGRIEVDSQLQKGTTFRIYLKKGNSVKSASAAAASE, from the coding sequence ATGACGACCAACCGAATGACCCAACAGGCCAATCATAAAAACACTATTCAGGACACGCCTTTGCCTGCGGAGGTAGACAACGCCCCCCGGCAGGATGAGCTTTATACCGTTGCCATCGGCGCCTCGGCAGGCGGACTGGAGGCGATCAACGCTTTCTTCGAAAAAGTACCGGCCGACTCGGGGCTTTGCTTTGTGCTGATTCAGCACCTGTCTCCCGACTACAAATCCATGATGCCGGAACTGTTGTCCAAACACACCGTACTGCCCATTCATAAGATCAGCGACGGAGATCAGCTGCAAGCCAACGTCATCTATGCCATTCCGGCCGACCACAACATTACCATCAAAGACGGGGTGTTTCAACTGGAAAGGCGGAACGATACCAAGTCGTTGAACCTGCCGATCAACCTCTTCATGAAATCCTTGGCCGAAGACCAGGGCGGGCGGGCCATCGGGGTGGTGTTGTCGGGAACGGGCAGCGATGCAACGCTGGGGTTTGAAGCGTTGAAACAGCACGGTGGCATGGTCATCGCGCAAGATCCGGTCTCGGCCGCCTTCGACGGGATGCCCCGCAGTGCCATCGCCACCGGGCTGGTCGATTTTATTCTCCACCCGTCGCGGATGGCCGACACCATCATCAACTACATCCGCAAGTCGGCCGTAGAGTTGCCGGACCTTGCCCCGCACAGCGAAGAAGACGAGATCCACACGATCCTGAGTCTGATTCTGCAGCGAACGGGGATGGATTTTCACCAGTACAAAAAAACGACCATTGTGCGGCGTGTCGAGCGGCGCATGAACCTGCAGAACATCCGCTCGCGGGAGAGTTACATCCAGTACCTGCGCAACGATCCGTACGAAATCGATCTGCTGTCGGCCGACATGCTGATCAACGTCACGAGCTTTTTCCGGGACGCGAATGCCTACGAAGTGCTCAACGAGAAGGTAATCGAGCCGTTGGTACGCGACCACGAGGGCGCGCGGGAATTGCGTTTCTGGATTGCAGGGTGCTCTACCGGGCAGGAAGCCTATTCGGTCACGATGCTGCTGCTGGAGGCCATTCGCAAGTACGGCAAAAAGGTGCCGTTGAAAATCTTTGCGACCGATGTGGACCAACGCGCCCTCGACGTAGCCAGCAAAGGCGAGTATCCTGAATCGATCGAAAGCGAAATTCCGGCGGCGTTGCTGGTGCGCTATTTTCAGAAACAGGAGCACCACTTTCAGGTGAACAAAGAATTACGCGAGCGGATCATCTTCGCCAAACATGACCTGACGAAAGATCCGCCGTTCAATTCCATTCACCTGATCAGCTGCCGCAACATGCTGATCTACATCGAACCCGACGCGCAGGAGAAAATCCTGTCGTTCATTCACTTTGCTCTGGTCGAAAAGGGCTTCCTGTTTCTGGGACCCAGCGAAAACCTGGGCAACTACAACCGGGTATTCGACGAAGTGAGCGGCAAGCACAAGCTCTATCAAAACACGTCGTCGGCCCAAACGATCAACCTGCCCAAGCTGCGGCCGTTCGAGCACCGGCGTATACACCCCGCGGTGGCCAAGCCTTCGCACGCGCTGACCTCGTTTGCCGAACCCCGCATTCTCGACAATTTCAAGGACATGCTGCTCGAAGACATGGTGTCGCCCACGGCCATCATCGACGAGCAGAACAACGTAGTTCACCTGGCCGGCGAGGCCGAGCGCTTTATCAAATTGCCCAAAAAGCAACTGTCGCTCAACATCCTCAAGATGGTCGACGAACAGTTGTACGTGGCGGTAAGTAACGTGATTTCCAAAACCCGCATCAACAAGGGCAAAATCACGTCGCCACTGTTGGAATACGAGGTGGAAGCGGGGCAGAAAACCCTGGTGAGCGTGGTCGGGAAATCGTACACCGAACCGCTGTCGCGCACACGCTACAGCATTCTGAGCTTTATTGAAGCGCCCCTGATGGAGCGTTCCGACGAGGTGGTGAACAACACGCAGTTCAACCTGGAACAGACGGCGCACATCCTGCGGTTGGAAGAAGACCTAAAGGAAACCAAGGAGTTTTTGCAGGCCGCCAACGAAGAGCTCGAAACCTCGAACGAAGAGTTGCAGGCGACCAACGAGGAACTGATGGCCGCCAACGAGGAGTTGCAGAGCAGCAACGAAGAGCTGCAATCGGTCAACGAAGAGCTGTATACCGTCAACAACGAGTACCAGGAGAAGCTCCTTGAGATGACGGATCTGAACGATGACCTCAACAACTTTATTCAGAGTACCCACATCCCGACCCTGTTCCTGGACCTGAACTACAACATCAGGCGGTTTACGGACGAAATCCGGCCGCTGATCAAAGTGACTCCCAGCGACGAAGGGCGGTATGTCGGCGACTTTACCCACTTGTTTCAGCAACTGAACCTGATTCAGGTAGCCGAACAGGTCATCGATAATTTCCATTCGGTCGAGCAGGAAGTCACCACGACGCAGGGCGACGTGTACCAGATGCGGGCCATGCCCTACAAAACGTCCAAGAAGGAGGTGCGCGGCGTGGTATTTACGTTCATCGAACTGACCCGGCAGAAGAAAACCGAACGCGATCTGTTGCACAAGGCGCAGGAACTGGAACGCAGCAACCACGACCTGGAGCAGTTTGCTTACGTCGCGTCACACGACCTGAAAGCCCCCATCAGTAACCTGATGGGATTGATTAACCTGATCAAAGCCCAGGACGGTATTCAGGAAAACTCGGCCGATCTGTTCAAGAAACTGGAAAGTTCGGTGATGCGCATGAATACCACCATCCGCACGCTCAACGAGGTCATTACCCTGAAAAAGAACCTGGACCTGCCCCCGGAAAAACTTGTGGTGCAGAAGGTGCTGAACGACGTGATCGACCTGATTCAGGACCAGGTGACGCAGAGCCAGGCGCAGATCGAGACCGACTTCAGTGCGTGCGAAACTTTGTACTTCCCGGAGGTGCACCTGCGCAGCATTTTGCAGAATACGATCACCAACGCCATCAAGTACCGCCAGCCCAACCGGACGTTGCACATTCTCATTCGGACCGCGATCGAGGGCGATACGGTTTGCCTGTCTGTTGTCGACAACGGCCGGGGGATTGATCTGCAATCGTACGGGAACAAACTGTTTGGCTTGTTTCAGCGATTCCACCTCGATACGCCGGGCAAGGGCATTGGGCTGCACATCATCAAATCGATCGTCGAGAAGTACGGGGGGCGTATTGAGGTCGACAGCCAGTTGCAAAAGGGCACGACGTTTCGCATTTATCTGAAAAAAGGAAATTCTGTCAAATCGGCGTCGGCAGCCGCCGCCAGCGAGTAA
- a CDS encoding response regulator, translated as MHKLRHILIIDDDEVSNMLTQITLNSAAAADRVSTVLNGKEAVDRLESAQEPFPDLILLDINMPLMNGFEFLEYWTRNGFTGYSKISMYTTSIRDEDKALAAQYPDVIAYMEKSLNEEKINHLLTLLESQ; from the coding sequence ATGCATAAATTAAGGCATATTCTGATCATCGATGACGATGAAGTGAGCAACATGCTCACCCAAATTACCCTCAATAGCGCGGCCGCCGCCGATCGGGTGAGTACCGTTCTGAATGGCAAGGAAGCTGTAGATCGGCTGGAAAGCGCGCAGGAGCCTTTTCCGGACCTGATTCTGCTCGACATCAACATGCCGTTGATGAACGGCTTCGAGTTTCTCGAATATTGGACGCGAAACGGTTTCACGGGGTACTCCAAAATTTCCATGTATACCACCTCCATTCGGGACGAAGACAAGGCACTGGCCGCTCAGTACCCGGATGTGATCGCTTACATGGAAAAGTCGCTGAACGAAGAGAAGATCAACCATCTGTTGACGCTGCTGGAATCGCAGTAG
- a CDS encoding sensor histidine kinase, whose protein sequence is MSLLLDRQGTLLAATSPDVFQTGASGLMVGHPFAALFEEQDRQQGTPARLLSETLVQGEATYTARRQDAAPLQLTVSPLFDDQRAHQGYLCTLQSPTPEGPSSDHLLREIEQVEKQLESLRYAVSHDLKAPLRAIMSYSQILEEEFQEQLDEEGVRVLKILMKNAHRLGQRLDVILEMSRLDRKALTCETLDMTQLFTNVLDELRQKEPEQRQIDAQIDTLPPAFGDRELMKGVATQLLSNALKFSSPRETTAVHIGGEATGAEVRYFVQDNGVGYDDRYADQLFQPFKRLHKERDFEGMGIGLTVAASILAKHGGRIWGESTLEEGATFFFTLPTQTSPS, encoded by the coding sequence ATGAGTTTGCTGCTCGATCGGCAGGGAACTCTACTGGCGGCTACATCGCCGGACGTCTTTCAGACGGGAGCCTCCGGCCTGATGGTCGGGCACCCTTTCGCGGCACTTTTCGAGGAACAGGATCGCCAGCAGGGAACGCCTGCGCGGCTGTTGTCGGAAACGCTGGTGCAGGGAGAAGCGACCTACACGGCACGCAGGCAGGACGCAGCCCCGTTGCAATTAACGGTCAGCCCTCTGTTTGATGACCAGCGTGCCCACCAGGGCTACCTGTGTACCCTGCAGAGCCCCACGCCAGAGGGACCGTCGTCAGACCACCTGTTGCGCGAAATTGAGCAAGTAGAAAAGCAGTTGGAATCGCTGCGCTACGCCGTGTCGCACGACCTGAAAGCTCCGTTGCGCGCCATCATGAGCTACAGTCAGATTCTGGAGGAAGAGTTTCAGGAACAACTGGACGAAGAAGGCGTACGGGTGCTGAAAATTCTGATGAAGAATGCGCACCGGCTCGGCCAGCGCCTCGACGTCATTCTGGAAATGTCACGACTGGACCGAAAAGCCCTGACCTGCGAAACGCTCGACATGACGCAACTCTTCACCAACGTACTGGACGAACTGCGGCAGAAGGAGCCGGAACAGCGACAGATCGACGCACAGATCGATACGCTGCCGCCGGCCTTTGGCGATCGGGAACTGATGAAAGGAGTGGCGACGCAACTCCTTTCCAACGCCCTGAAGTTCAGCTCTCCCCGCGAAACCACCGCGGTACACATCGGGGGGGAGGCAACCGGGGCGGAAGTTCGTTACTTCGTGCAGGATAACGGAGTGGGGTACGACGACCGCTATGCAGACCAACTCTTTCAGCCTTTCAAACGTTTGCACAAAGAGCGGGACTTTGAAGGAATGGGCATAGGCCTCACCGTGGCGGCGTCTATTCTGGCAAAACACGGGGGACGGATCTGGGGCGAAAGCACCCTGGAAGAAGGCGCCACCTTCTTCTTTACGTTGCCAACACAAACATCACCATCATGA
- a CDS encoding DNA topoisomerase IV subunit B, translating into MEENTQVQYTEDSIRSLDWREHIRLRPGMYIGKLGDGTAYDDGIYVLVKEILDNSIDEHMMGHGRVIDIKVSEHSVEVRDYGRGIPLGKVVDCVSKINTGGKYDSGAFQKSVGLNGVGTKAVNALSTYFKVQSVRDGKTKWAEFEQGVLKDDPKPVDSNEPNGTLIQFRPDPTIFKNYHFIPGFLEEQIWNYVFLNAGLSIHFNGKKYYSKDGLLDLLKRKVDEEEIRYPIIHLKGNDIELALTHGNQYGEEYYSFVNGQYTTQGGTHLQAFRSAVVETVRDFFNTTKSKSYDAADIRSAIVAAIAVRVQEPVFESQTKTKLGSQSVGPKGPTMNRFVGDFLKKELDDFLHKNKETADALEARIKQSERERKEIAGIKKLANERAKKANLHNRKLRDCRVHYTDEKNDLRHNATLFITEGDSASGSITKSRDVQSQAVFSLRGKPLNCFGLTKKVVYENEEFNLLQHALNIEDGLEGLRYNRIVIATDADVDGMHIRLLLMTFFLQFFPDLVRNGHLYILETPLFRVRNKKETHYCYSEEEKLAAIHKLGNRPEITRFKGLGEISPDEFKMFIGEDMRLEPVILNKETHITKLLAYYMGKNSSDRQQFIIENLRVEQDLVREEPLPEAV; encoded by the coding sequence ATGGAAGAGAACACACAGGTTCAATATACAGAAGATAGCATTCGGTCGCTCGACTGGCGTGAGCACATCCGCTTGCGTCCGGGCATGTACATCGGGAAACTCGGAGACGGAACGGCCTACGACGATGGGATCTACGTCTTGGTCAAAGAGATTCTCGACAACTCCATCGATGAACACATGATGGGCCACGGGCGTGTGATCGACATAAAAGTGTCGGAACACAGCGTTGAGGTACGCGATTACGGGCGGGGCATTCCGCTCGGAAAAGTGGTAGACTGCGTTTCGAAAATCAACACCGGTGGGAAGTACGACAGCGGAGCTTTTCAGAAGTCGGTAGGGCTGAACGGCGTCGGGACCAAAGCGGTCAATGCCCTGTCTACGTACTTCAAAGTGCAGTCGGTACGCGACGGAAAAACAAAGTGGGCCGAGTTTGAGCAAGGGGTTCTCAAAGACGACCCTAAGCCCGTTGACTCAAACGAACCGAACGGTACGTTGATTCAATTTCGGCCCGATCCGACCATCTTCAAAAACTATCATTTTATTCCTGGATTTCTGGAAGAGCAAATCTGGAATTATGTGTTTTTGAATGCCGGTTTGAGTATCCATTTTAATGGTAAAAAGTACTACTCAAAAGATGGACTTCTCGACCTCCTGAAACGGAAAGTAGACGAGGAAGAAATTCGGTACCCGATCATTCACCTCAAAGGGAATGATATTGAGCTGGCTTTGACGCACGGCAACCAGTACGGCGAAGAATACTACTCGTTTGTCAACGGACAATATACCACGCAGGGCGGAACGCATCTGCAGGCTTTCCGGTCGGCGGTGGTAGAAACGGTGCGCGACTTCTTCAATACGACCAAAAGCAAATCGTACGATGCGGCCGACATTCGCTCGGCCATTGTAGCGGCCATTGCGGTGCGCGTGCAGGAACCTGTGTTTGAGTCGCAGACCAAAACCAAGCTGGGTTCGCAGAGTGTAGGACCGAAGGGCCCTACGATGAACCGCTTCGTGGGCGATTTTCTAAAGAAGGAGCTGGACGATTTCTTGCACAAAAACAAGGAAACGGCCGATGCCCTCGAAGCACGCATCAAGCAGTCGGAGCGGGAGCGCAAAGAGATTGCCGGGATCAAAAAACTAGCAAACGAGCGCGCTAAGAAGGCCAACCTGCACAACCGGAAGTTGCGCGACTGTCGCGTTCACTACACCGACGAAAAGAACGATCTGCGGCACAACGCCACGCTGTTCATCACCGAGGGAGACTCGGCATCGGGTTCAATCACGAAATCGCGCGATGTGCAGTCGCAAGCCGTCTTTTCACTTCGTGGAAAGCCGTTGAATTGCTTTGGTCTGACCAAAAAGGTTGTGTACGAAAACGAAGAGTTTAACTTGTTGCAGCATGCGCTCAACATTGAAGATGGCCTGGAAGGGCTGCGTTACAACCGGATTGTGATTGCGACGGATGCCGACGTCGATGGTATGCACATTCGTCTGTTGCTGATGACGTTCTTCCTGCAGTTTTTTCCGGATTTGGTCCGGAACGGACATTTGTACATTCTGGAGACACCTTTGTTCCGCGTACGGAACAAGAAAGAGACGCATTACTGCTATTCGGAAGAAGAAAAGCTGGCGGCCATTCACAAGCTGGGCAACCGCCCGGAAATCACACGCTTTAAGGGACTTGGCGAAATTTCTCCGGATGAGTTTAAGATGTTCATCGGAGAGGACATGCGCCTGGAACCGGTCATTCTCAACAAGGAGACCCACATCACCAAGTTGCTGGCCTACTACATGGGAAAAAACTCGTCGGATCGTCAGCAGTTCATCATCGAAAACCTGCGGGTAGAGCAGGATCTGGTACGAGAGGAACCGTTACCCGAAGCGGTCTAG
- a CDS encoding response regulator: protein MTQTQGATVLFIEDSDEDADLALRSFRKHGLKQGVKWIDDGQEALDYLLGEGKYASSPPPLPKVILLDLKLPKVGGLEILERIKADARRKHVPVIVLTSSNQTVDVERAYQSGANSYIVKPVDYTKFSDVIGQLGIYWLGVNVANDTSNL, encoded by the coding sequence ATGACACAAACTCAAGGAGCTACTGTTTTATTCATCGAAGACAGTGATGAAGATGCCGACCTGGCCCTGCGTTCGTTTCGAAAGCACGGCCTGAAACAAGGAGTCAAGTGGATTGACGACGGGCAGGAAGCCCTGGATTACCTGCTGGGCGAAGGCAAGTATGCCTCCAGTCCGCCGCCCTTGCCCAAGGTAATCTTGCTGGACCTGAAACTACCCAAAGTAGGCGGGCTGGAAATTCTGGAGCGCATCAAAGCCGACGCCCGTCGCAAACACGTGCCGGTAATCGTGCTGACGTCTTCCAACCAGACGGTCGACGTGGAGCGCGCCTACCAGAGCGGAGCCAATAGCTACATCGTAAAACCCGTAGATTATACCAAGTTTTCGGACGTGATCGGGCAGTTGGGCATTTACTGGCTGGGCGTTAACGTAGCGAACGATACCAGCAACCTATGA
- a CDS encoding response regulator yields the protein MKISVTESYRTLKILLLEDSEDDAELIQRELEKAGYILNLVLVEDEKEFRFALQDFQPDLILSDYLLPAFSGFYALRIAQAEAPEIPFIFVSGAVGEEIAAETILDGASGFVLKSNLRKLPLLINQVFSKEGNWLHKRIKKTSERAHDRIRANLDALDRLERFLDKVPPEQDTGDRNEAEQDLRSLKKYLSDDDQPNDPTGQS from the coding sequence ATGAAGATAAGCGTCACCGAGTCGTACCGAACCCTCAAAATCCTGTTGTTGGAAGACAGCGAAGACGATGCCGAACTCATTCAGCGAGAGCTGGAAAAGGCCGGCTACATTCTGAACCTGGTCCTGGTAGAAGACGAAAAAGAGTTTCGGTTCGCCTTGCAGGATTTCCAGCCCGATCTGATTTTGTCCGACTACCTTTTGCCCGCTTTCTCGGGATTTTACGCCCTTCGTATTGCGCAGGCAGAAGCACCCGAAATACCGTTTATATTTGTGAGCGGAGCCGTAGGAGAGGAGATCGCCGCGGAAACCATTCTGGACGGTGCTTCCGGATTTGTGCTTAAATCGAACCTGCGCAAACTCCCGCTGCTAATCAATCAGGTTTTCTCGAAAGAGGGAAACTGGCTGCACAAGCGCATCAAAAAAACCAGCGAACGTGCGCACGATCGCATTCGTGCTAATTTAGACGCCCTGGACCGACTAGAGCGCTTTTTAGACAAAGTCCCACCTGAACAGGATACCGGCGACCGCAACGAAGCGGAGCAGGATCTGCGTTCGTTGAAAAAGTACTTGTCGGATGACGACCAACCGAATGACCCAACAGGCCAATCATAA